One region of Quercus lobata isolate SW786 chromosome 2, ValleyOak3.0 Primary Assembly, whole genome shotgun sequence genomic DNA includes:
- the LOC115974471 gene encoding cold-regulated protein 27 — MKDFKSRASGSSPPPSYALTAGASSSLGNLVTDRSSDWTDEKHSLYLKSMEASFVNELYDNRQKHLNTRNPSGQFKVLRGGCWQKVNFKRADFQLKKAADGSRSLLANPWIQHFRSSCATQVVASADVQKNGASTSQALGLAGNNSYSSCGRATCNSNQIHAYQFHSCHQDLVDDNTEVSDQNFVDDEVVEEEKESSKHNAKRIKSSTASTSSHDQVVPHNKSPATEDVAENCISGAR; from the exons atgaAGGATTTCAAATCAAGAGCTTCTGGGTCAAGTCCACCACCTTCCTATGCTTTAACAGCCGGGGCTTCATCAAGCTTG GGTAATCTTGTGACGGACAGGTCTTCAGACTGGACAGATGAGAAGCACAGTTTGTATCTCAAGTCTATGGAAGCATCATTTGTAAACGAGTTATATGATAATAGGCAAAAGCATTTGAACACTCGTAACCCTTCTGGCCAG tTTAAGGTTCTCCGAGGTGGGTGTTGGCAAAAGGTTAATTTTAAAAGAGCTGATTTTCAGCTGAAGAAAGCAGCAGATGGGTCACGTAGTCTTTTGGCAAATCCTTGGATTCAGCATTTTAGATCATCATGTGCAACCCAAGTTGTAGCATCTGCAGATGTCCAAAAAAATGGTGCATCCACTAGTCAAGCTTTAGGATTAGCTGGGAATAACTCCTACTCCTCCTGTGGAAGAGCTACTTGTAATTCAAACCAGATTCATGCGTATCAATTCCATTCGTGCCATCAAGATTTGGTTGACGACAACACAG AGGTATCAGATCAGAATTTTGTTGATGATGAAGttgttgaagaagaaaaggaaagctCTAAGCACAATGCAAAAAGGATAAAATCTAGTACAGCTAGTACTTCTAGCCATGATCAG GTTGTTCCTCATAATAAGTCTCCTGCAACAGAAGATGTTGCTGAGAATTGCATTTCTGGGGCTAGATAA